In Penaeus vannamei isolate JL-2024 chromosome 4, ASM4276789v1, whole genome shotgun sequence, a single window of DNA contains:
- the LOC113800578 gene encoding bestrophin-2, translating to MTITYTHKVSDCKGFGSFWRLLFRWKGSLYKLVWPDTLVYCFLYFICSMVYRFALDDEQRRIFEHLSLYCDYFRNLIPISFVLGFYVSVVVQRWWEQYLSIPWPDNFALFCSSYISGQNGPPRLIRSTMLRYVNLNCALIFAKISPKVKKKFPSYKDLKEFGYMTSNEMRILEAQGSKSRVPVVFLPLLWACKLVERARAAGYIKDDFGVKLLLEELGSLRNKSGMLLRWTEISIPLVYTQVVTMAVYSFFFFSVLGRQFLDPAQNYNNRTIDFFVPVFTLLQFFFYMGWLKVAESLVNPFGEDDDDFEMDKILDRHLEMSYLLGNITTLEDPTDQEDMCWDKTFSQHLDDGDLGLFSTPTRPPRPSFAKKEQLIKKASSGSQTDVPNRQQNILSRQHLTLDIQPESPKSGTSSQQRGRRLSRGQPIIKEDLLSDEGEDAASEGLAHTPTSQNTNPFDFMWEELDASPTSDILCPSRPVKQSSSLPPGFDNRPPPRTPETASDPKTEAQGHINRGFEPTNPRTPPTTFRNHVEGITNPRYSPEVPSTYPPEGPATDAHLQAGAQRLHAPGGGHIGALRKVPSSPSSLAQRQK from the exons ATGACCATCACTTACACGCATAAGGTGTCCGACTGTAAGGGTTTCGGATCCTTCTGGAGGCTTCTGTTCAG ATGGAAAGGCAGCCTCTATAAACTGGTTTGGCCCGATACCCTAGTTTACTGTTTTTTGTACTTCATTTGTTCCATGGTGTACAGGTTTGCCCTGGACGATGAACAGAGAAG GATCTTCGAACACCTATCCCTCTACTGCGACTACTTCAGGAACCTCATCCCAATTTCCTTCGTGCTGGGCTTCTACGTGAGCGTCGTGGTCCAGCGGTGGTGGGAGCAGTACCTCTCGATCCCTTGGCCAGACAACTTCGCTCTCTTTTGCTCCTCTTACATAAGTGGACAG AACGGACCGCCACGTCTCATAAGGTCGACAATGCTAAGATACGTGAACCTAAACTGCGCTCTTATCTTCGCCAAAATTTCCCCGAAAGTCAAGAAGAAATTCCCATCTTACAAGGATCTAAAAGAATTTG GGTACATGACCTCCAACGAAATGAGGATTCTGGAGGCCCAAGGATCGAAGTCCCGAGTCCCCGTGGTGTTCCTGCCTCTCCTGTGGGCGTGCAAGCTGGTAgagcgggcgagggcggcgggttACATCAAGGACGACTTCGGCGTGAAGCTCCTGCTGGAGGAACTGGGTAGTCTCAGGAACAAGAGTGGGATGCTGCTACGCTGGACGGAGATAAGCATCCCTCTCGTGTACACGCAG GTGGTGACTATGGCTGTgtattcgttcttcttcttctccgtgttGGGCCGCCAGTTCCTCGACCCGGCGCAGAACTACAACAACCGCACCATTGATTTCTTCGTCCCCGTCTTCACTCTGTTGCAATTCTTCTTCTACATGGGCTGGTTGAAAGTTGCCGAGTCGCTGGTCAACCCGTTCGGAGAGGATGACGACGACTTCGAAATGGACAAGATACTCGATCGCCATCTTGag ATGTCCTACCTCCTCGGCAACATCACAACACTGGAAGACCCGACAGACCAGGAGGACATGTGCTGGGACAAGACCTTCTCCCAGCACCTGGACGACGGCGACCTCGGCCTCTTCAGCACCCCGACGCGCCCTCCGAGACCCTCCTTTGCCAAGAAGGAACAGCTGATCAAGAAGGCGTCCTCGGGAAGTCAGACGGACGTCCCCAACAGACAGCAGAACATCCTCAGCAGACAGCACTTGACCCTCGACATCCAGCCGGAGTCGCCGAAGAGTGGGACGTCATCGCAGCAGCGGGGACGACGTCTGAGCCGAGGACAACCTATCATCAAGGAGGACCTTCTGTCTGACGAAGGGGAAGACGCGGCGAGCGAGGGACTGGCACATACGCCGACGTCGCAGAATACGAATCCTTTCGACTTCATGTGGGAGGAA CTGGATGCGAGTCCTACTAGTGATATTCTGTGTCCTAGTAGACCTGTGAAGCAATCCTCGTCGCTGCCTCCAG GATTCGACAACAGGCCGCCCCCGAGAACGCCCGAGACCGCATCAGACCCGAAGACCGAAGCCCAAGGACACATCAACCGAGGCTTCGAACCGACCAACCCCAGGACCCCCCCGACGACCTTCAGGAACCACGTCGAGGGCATCACCAACCCGAGGTATTCTCCCGAAGTGCCGTCCACGTACCCTCCCGAAGGCCCTGCGACCGATGCCCACCTTCAGGCCGGTGCCCAGCGACTCCACGCTCCCGGAGGAGGTCATATCGGCGCCCTCAGGAAGGTCCCGAGCAGTCCTTCCAGCCTGGCGCAGAGG CAAAAATGA